The Paraburkholderia largidicola DNA segment AGAGCCGCCTTCCGCTGTATGGGTCGCGATTGCGGTGTCGATCTGGCTGGTGTCGGTAGCCGGCGAAGCCGTGGCGGACAGCCAGCTCCGGCGCTTCGTCGCCGATCCTGCGAATCGAGGCAAAGTGTGCCGTGTCGGCCTGTGGCGCTATTCGCGGCACCCGAATTATTTCTTCGAGTGTTTGCACTGGGTGGCGTATATCGCGCTGTCGATCGGTTCGCCCTGGGCGTGGTTGACGCTGCTCCCGCCCGTGCTGATGGCATGGCTGCTGATGAAGCTCTCCGGCGTGCCGATGATCGAAGCGCATCTGGTCCATTCGCGTCCGGGTTACGCCGAGTACATGCGCGAGACCAGCGCGTTGATACCGTGGCCGCCGCGACGCGGCTGACGCCTGCGACGCTTTCAATACACCCGAACGGTGACCGCCATGACATTTACGGCAACTCAGCCTTCGATGGGTAACCCGCTTCGTGCGAAAGAAGACTGGCTCATCCATGCATGCGAACGCGGATGGATACCGGATCGCGCGATCCGCTTTGGCATGCGCCGTCTGATGCGGCAACGTCTGATCGAAGAAGGCGCATCGGACGGCGAGCTGCGTTCGCAACGATTCAATTCGCTACGGGATGAGTTGCGCGCGAGTCCTATCGCGATCGAAACGGATGCCGCAAACACGCAACACTACGAATTGCCCCCATCGTTCTTCGAGGAGCATCTCGGGCCGCACCTGAAGTATTCGTGCTGCCTGTATCCACGCGGCGACGAGACGCTCGGGCAGGCGGAAGAGGCGATGCTCGCGCTCTGCGCGGAACGGGCACAAATCGAAGACGGGCAGACCATACTCGATCTCGGTTGCGGCTGGGGCGCGCTGGCGTTGTGGCTGGCCATGCATTATCCGAATGCACGCATCGTCGCTTTGTCGAATTCGCGCAGCCAGCGCGAATTTATCGAGGCGCGTGCAGCGTCGGCGGGCGTGACGAATCTGCGCGTCGTGACGGGTAACGTTGCCCAGTTCGATTTCGAAAGTGAATTATCCGCCGGCTATTTCGACCGCGTGCTGTCGGTCGAGATGTTCGAGCATATGAAGAACTACGGCCTGCTGCTGGAACGCGTTGCGAACTGGATGCGCCCCAATGGAAAACTCTTCGCCCATATTTTCGCGCATCGAACACTCGCTTATCACTTTCAGACCCGGGACTCGACGGACTGGATGTCGAAGTACTTTTTTACCGGCGGCACGATGCCTTCGGAAGCCTTGTTGCTGCACTTTCAGAACGACCTCCGGATCGACCGGCAGTGGTGGATAAGCGGCGCGCACTACGCGCGCACGGCGGAGCAATGGCTTGCGAATCTCGATACGGCACGGGAGCGCGTCATGCCAGAACTGATCCTGACATACGGAGAGCGTGACGCGCGACTCTGGTTCCAGCGCTGGCGTATGTTCTACATGGCGGTGGCAGAACTCTTTGGTTATGCGCAGGGCAATGAATGGGGCATTGCGCACTATCTGTTCGACAAGCGGTGATGTGATGAAAGCGACACGCATTGCTCTGGCACTGGCCGCCGTCGCGGCGACGGCCATTCTGATATCGGCGTGCTCGCAGTCGCCGCCTAATCCCAATCCGCGCGCAGACGTACCACTCAAGCCCGCGAGCGTCGATCTGCCGCGCTATATGGGCCGCTGGTACGTCATCGCGATCATTCCGTATTTCCTTGAGAACAAGTACGTGGGCAGTTATGCGGAATGGTCGCTGCGCGAAGACGGAAAGATCGACGACCGCTACACCGCGCACAAGAGAACATTCGACGCGTCGCCGTCGAAGTTTCATTTCGTCGACAGCGTCGTGCCGGGCAGCGGAAACGGCGAGTGGAAGGTACGTATATTCTGGCCGGTTCATGTGACGCAACTGACGCTCTATGTCGACGACGAATACCGCTACACGCTGCTCGGTGTCGGCGACAAGAGCCTCGGCTGGATTTTCTCCCGAGAGCCGGATATGAGCGACGATGTTTATCGTTCGTTGCTCGCGCGATTCGATACGATGGGCTTCGACGCGTCGCGCTTTCGCCGCGTGCCGCAACATCCGCAGCAGATCGGCCAGCCAGGGTTTCTGTCGCAAGACGAATGACAGCCGGTTCGGGGCGCGTGTTCGACGATCACGCGCCCGTCACGGCATGGCAGTGAGGACGAATTGCCTGACGTCCGTGCGCCGTTCGGCGAAGCCCGCTTCGCAATACGCAAAGTAGAGCCGCCACGTGCGTATGAACAGATCGTCGAAACCGAGTGCCCGCACGGCGTCGAGATTCTCCTCGAAGCGTGCGTGCCAGCACTGCAATGTGCGCGCATAGTCGAGGCCGAACGATTGCGACTCGATGCATGCCATACCTGCGTGCCTTGCCGTAGCGCGAAAGCGTTCGGCGCCCGGCAGCATACCGCCCGGGAAAATGTACTCGCGGATGAAATCACTCGAGGCCCGGTACTCGGCAAAGCGCGAGTCGTCCATCGTGATCGACTGGACGAGCGCGCGTGCGCCGGGCTTCAGCATGCGCGCGAGGACAGCGAAAAACGTAGGCCAGTAGCGCTCTCCGACGGCTTCGAACATTTCGACCGACACCACCGCATCATAGATGCCCCGCAGATCGCGATAGTCGCGCAATTCGATCGTCACGAGATCGTTGAGCCCGGCTTGTGCCACGCGTTCGCGTGTCCATTCGTACTGCGCAGGCGAGATCGTCACGCCATGCACATGGATGCCCTGGCGCGCCGCGTGTAGCGCAAAGCCGCCCCAGCCGCAGCCGATCTCCAGCACGCGCATGCCGGCCCGCAACTGCAACACATCGACGATGCGCTGAAACTTGGCTGCCTGAGCGTCTTCGAGCGAACGGCTGGCATCGCCCTCGAACAATGCGCTCGAATAGGTCATCGTCGGGTCGAGCCAGAGTGCGTAAAACGGATTGCCCAAATCGTAGTGCGCGTGCACGTTGCGCTGGCTGCGCCGACGCGTGTTGGGACGCAGCCAGTGGCGCAATCCATAAAGCAGACGCGCAGGGGCGCTGCCCGATATGGTGCGCGGCAATGCGGATTCATTGCGAATGGCGAGGCGCGCCAGCGCCACGATGTCAGGCGTATCGACCCACCGCGCGCGGTACGCTTCGGCAAATCCGATGTCGCCCGCCTGCAGGATCGCGCGGCACGCCCGCCAGTCGTGCACGATGAGTTGCGCGCCGGGATGGGCATGGGGATCGCCGTACACGCGTTGCTGGCCGCCGGGCGTCGTCAGGACGAGATGGCCGACGCGCAAACGGTCCAGCAGCGCGAGAAACAGGCGGGCGAACAGGGGCGCTCCGCCGGCGGCATAGAAGGCGCGTGAGAACGTCATGGTCACGATTCCTCGTTGATCGTTGTTGGATGTGTGTGAGTCGAGGGCGGCTGGCTGCCGTAGAACGGCACTTTCTTGAGCCACAGGCGCAGCGCCTGCCAGTGAATGCGTGCGATGACGCCGACCGTGAGCAGCGGTTGCCGCATGAGTGCGCGCAGCGCGTGCCCGCGAGTGAGCGGGCGCTTCGCGAGCGAGATGGCGGTGCGGATCAGGAGCCCTTGCGCGTCGTAATAGTCGATGAAAATCGAAGATCGGCGCTCGCTTTCGTGGATACGGAATGCGTAATGTCCTTCGACGCCGCAAAACGGCGATACGTGTAGCTTCTTAATGCAGTGAAGATGGGTGTGCGCGTCGATGGGTCCGTTGTCGCCCGCTTTGAGCAGATAGGCGTGACGTTGCCCGAACGTGTTGCGCACTTCAGCGAGCAACGCGCGCAGATTGCCGTCGCGGTCGTGACAGAGCCAGAAGCTGACGGGGTTGAACGCGTAGCCGAATACGCGCGGGCAGGTCTGCAGCCAGATGGCGCCGCCGTCGAGGTCGATGCCCGCGTCTGCGAGTTTGCCGCGTATCCACAGGAGCGGATCGGTGCCGTCGCATGCGCCGTAGTCGCGCATGCGCAGGCTCAACGGCCGCAGCCGGTCGATGCCTAGCCACCAGCTATCCAGCTCATGAAGCCTTGCCAGATCGCAACGGACGCAGAACACGGGATAGACGAAGCGATGATGCGCGGGGCGCAGCCGCTCGTGCATCACGCGCCCGGACAACAGCCATCCAGCGCTATCGGATGAATGGTCGCTCATCGTACGCACCACGACGGTTCGACGCCG contains these protein-coding regions:
- a CDS encoding lipocalin family protein, which codes for MKATRIALALAAVAATAILISACSQSPPNPNPRADVPLKPASVDLPRYMGRWYVIAIIPYFLENKYVGSYAEWSLREDGKIDDRYTAHKRTFDASPSKFHFVDSVVPGSGNGEWKVRIFWPVHVTQLTLYVDDEYRYTLLGVGDKSLGWIFSREPDMSDDVYRSLLARFDTMGFDASRFRRVPQHPQQIGQPGFLSQDE
- a CDS encoding DUF1365 domain-containing protein, which encodes MSDHSSDSAGWLLSGRVMHERLRPAHHRFVYPVFCVRCDLARLHELDSWWLGIDRLRPLSLRMRDYGACDGTDPLLWIRGKLADAGIDLDGGAIWLQTCPRVFGYAFNPVSFWLCHDRDGNLRALLAEVRNTFGQRHAYLLKAGDNGPIDAHTHLHCIKKLHVSPFCGVEGHYAFRIHESERRSSIFIDYYDAQGLLIRTAISLAKRPLTRGHALRALMRQPLLTVGVIARIHWQALRLWLKKVPFYGSQPPSTHTHPTTINEES
- a CDS encoding SAM-dependent methyltransferase, producing MTFSRAFYAAGGAPLFARLFLALLDRLRVGHLVLTTPGGQQRVYGDPHAHPGAQLIVHDWRACRAILQAGDIGFAEAYRARWVDTPDIVALARLAIRNESALPRTISGSAPARLLYGLRHWLRPNTRRRSQRNVHAHYDLGNPFYALWLDPTMTYSSALFEGDASRSLEDAQAAKFQRIVDVLQLRAGMRVLEIGCGWGGFALHAARQGIHVHGVTISPAQYEWTRERVAQAGLNDLVTIELRDYRDLRGIYDAVVSVEMFEAVGERYWPTFFAVLARMLKPGARALVQSITMDDSRFAEYRASSDFIREYIFPGGMLPGAERFRATARHAGMACIESQSFGLDYARTLQCWHARFEENLDAVRALGFDDLFIRTWRLYFAYCEAGFAERRTDVRQFVLTAMP
- a CDS encoding SAM-dependent methyltransferase, translating into MTFTATQPSMGNPLRAKEDWLIHACERGWIPDRAIRFGMRRLMRQRLIEEGASDGELRSQRFNSLRDELRASPIAIETDAANTQHYELPPSFFEEHLGPHLKYSCCLYPRGDETLGQAEEAMLALCAERAQIEDGQTILDLGCGWGALALWLAMHYPNARIVALSNSRSQREFIEARAASAGVTNLRVVTGNVAQFDFESELSAGYFDRVLSVEMFEHMKNYGLLLERVANWMRPNGKLFAHIFAHRTLAYHFQTRDSTDWMSKYFFTGGTMPSEALLLHFQNDLRIDRQWWISGAHYARTAEQWLANLDTARERVMPELILTYGERDARLWFQRWRMFYMAVAELFGYAQGNEWGIAHYLFDKR